One window of the Periophthalmus magnuspinnatus isolate fPerMag1 chromosome 17, fPerMag1.2.pri, whole genome shotgun sequence genome contains the following:
- the atp6v1h gene encoding V-type proton ATPase subunit H isoform X1 → MDIRGAVDAAVPTNIIAAKAAEVRANLVNWQSYLQSQMISAEDCEFIKKFEVANSEEKQMILSKEGHQCAKTFLNLMAHISKEQTVQYILTLIDDTLQENHQRVNIFFDYAKKTKNTAWSYFLPMLNRQDLFTVHMAARIIAKLAAWGRDLMEGSDLNYYFNWIKSQLSSQNLHGTGPETGTGAGIISPSESSQYVQCVAGCLQLMLRVNEYRFAWVEADGVNCITAVLSNKCGFQLQYQMIFCVWLLAFSPQLCEQLRRYNVVPALSDILQESVKEKVTRIILAAFRNLLEKSSERETRQEYALAMIQCKVLKQLENLEQQKYDDEDITEDIKFLLERLGESVQDLSSFDEYSSELKSGRLEWSPVHKSEKFWRENAVRLNEKNYELLKILTRLLEVSDDPQVIAVAAHDVGEYVRHYPRGKRVIEQLGGKQLVMNHMHHEDQLVRYNALLAVQKLMVHNWEYLGRQLQSTDQQQAPAVAART, encoded by the exons ATGGATATCCGCGGGGCTGTGGATGCTGCGGTCCCCACCAACATCATCGCGGCCAAAGCTGCGGAGGTCCGGGCTAACCTGGTGAACTGGCAGTCCTACCTGCA GAGTCAGATGATTTCAGCTGAAGACTGTGAGTTTATCAAAAAATTTGAGGTTGCCAATTCTGAAGAGAAACAGATGATATTGTCTAAAGAGGGACATCag TGCGCCAAGACTTTCTTGAATCTGATGGCTCATATCTCAAAGGAGCAGACTGTTCAGTACATCCTGACACTGATAGACGACACTCTGCAG GAGAACCATCAAAGGGTGAACATTTTCTTTGATTATGCCAAAAAGACAAAGAACACCGCCTGGTCGTATTTTCTGCCCATGCTGAATCGCCAAGACCTTTTCACTGTTCACATG GCTGCCAGGATCATTGCAAAGCTGGCTGCTTGGGGCCGAGACCTGATGGAGGGAAGTGATCTGAACTACTACTTCAACTGGATCAAAAGCCAACTCAGTTCCCAG AACCTACATGGTACAGGTCCAGAAACAGGCACAGGAGCAGGGATTATCTCTCCCAGTGAA AGCTCTCAGTATGTCCAGTGTGTAGCTGGCTGTCTGCAGCTGATGCTAAGGGTGAATGAGTACAGGTTTGCCTGGGTTGAAGCTGATGGCGTTAACTG TATCACGGCCGTACTGAGTAACAAATGCGGGTTTCAGCTGCAGTATCAGATGATTTTCTGTGTGTGGCTGCTGGCCTTCAGTCCTCAGCTCTGTGAACAGTTGAGGCGCTACAACGTGGTCCCAGCCCTGTCCGACATCCTCCAGGAGTCTGTCAAAGAGAAGGTCACACGCATCATTCTGGCTGCATTCAgg AATCTTCTGGAGAAGTCTTCTGAGCGTGAGACCCGTCAGGAATACGCTCTGGCCATGATCCAGTGTAAAGTCCTGAAGCAGCTGGAGAATCTGGAGCAGCAGAAGTACGATGATGAGGACATCACTGAAGACATCAAGTTCCTCCTGGAGAGACTGGGAGAGAGCGTTCAGGACCTCAG CTCCTTTGACGAGTACAGCTCTGAACTCAAATCTGGCCGTCTTGAGTGGAGCCCTGTGCACAAGTCTGAGAAATTCTGGCGTGAAAATGCGGTCCGGCTGAACGAGAAGAACTATGAGCTCCTCAA GATCCTGACCAGGCTGCTGGAGGTATCTGATGACCCTCAGGTCATTGCTGTGGCAGCGCACGACGTCGGGGAGTATGTGCGGCACTACCCACGCGGGAAACG AGTGATTGAGCAGCTGGGAGGCAAACAGCTGGTGATGAATCATATGCACCATGAGGATCAGCTCGTCAGATACAATGCTCTGTTGGCTGTGCAGAAGCTTATGGTCCACAACTG GGAGTACTTGGGCCGTCAGCTGCAGTCCACAGATCAACAACAGGCTCCCGCTGTGGCTGCTAGGACGTAA
- the atp6v1h gene encoding V-type proton ATPase subunit H isoform X2 has protein sequence MDIRGAVDAAVPTNIIAAKAAEVRANLVNWQSYLQSQMISAEDCEFIKKFEVANSEEKQMILSKEGHQCAKTFLNLMAHISKEQTVQYILTLIDDTLQENHQRVNIFFDYAKKTKNTAWSYFLPMLNRQDLFTVHMAARIIAKLAAWGRDLMEGSDLNYYFNWIKSQLSSQSSQYVQCVAGCLQLMLRVNEYRFAWVEADGVNCITAVLSNKCGFQLQYQMIFCVWLLAFSPQLCEQLRRYNVVPALSDILQESVKEKVTRIILAAFRNLLEKSSERETRQEYALAMIQCKVLKQLENLEQQKYDDEDITEDIKFLLERLGESVQDLSSFDEYSSELKSGRLEWSPVHKSEKFWRENAVRLNEKNYELLKILTRLLEVSDDPQVIAVAAHDVGEYVRHYPRGKRVIEQLGGKQLVMNHMHHEDQLVRYNALLAVQKLMVHNWEYLGRQLQSTDQQQAPAVAART, from the exons ATGGATATCCGCGGGGCTGTGGATGCTGCGGTCCCCACCAACATCATCGCGGCCAAAGCTGCGGAGGTCCGGGCTAACCTGGTGAACTGGCAGTCCTACCTGCA GAGTCAGATGATTTCAGCTGAAGACTGTGAGTTTATCAAAAAATTTGAGGTTGCCAATTCTGAAGAGAAACAGATGATATTGTCTAAAGAGGGACATCag TGCGCCAAGACTTTCTTGAATCTGATGGCTCATATCTCAAAGGAGCAGACTGTTCAGTACATCCTGACACTGATAGACGACACTCTGCAG GAGAACCATCAAAGGGTGAACATTTTCTTTGATTATGCCAAAAAGACAAAGAACACCGCCTGGTCGTATTTTCTGCCCATGCTGAATCGCCAAGACCTTTTCACTGTTCACATG GCTGCCAGGATCATTGCAAAGCTGGCTGCTTGGGGCCGAGACCTGATGGAGGGAAGTGATCTGAACTACTACTTCAACTGGATCAAAAGCCAACTCAGTTCCCAG AGCTCTCAGTATGTCCAGTGTGTAGCTGGCTGTCTGCAGCTGATGCTAAGGGTGAATGAGTACAGGTTTGCCTGGGTTGAAGCTGATGGCGTTAACTG TATCACGGCCGTACTGAGTAACAAATGCGGGTTTCAGCTGCAGTATCAGATGATTTTCTGTGTGTGGCTGCTGGCCTTCAGTCCTCAGCTCTGTGAACAGTTGAGGCGCTACAACGTGGTCCCAGCCCTGTCCGACATCCTCCAGGAGTCTGTCAAAGAGAAGGTCACACGCATCATTCTGGCTGCATTCAgg AATCTTCTGGAGAAGTCTTCTGAGCGTGAGACCCGTCAGGAATACGCTCTGGCCATGATCCAGTGTAAAGTCCTGAAGCAGCTGGAGAATCTGGAGCAGCAGAAGTACGATGATGAGGACATCACTGAAGACATCAAGTTCCTCCTGGAGAGACTGGGAGAGAGCGTTCAGGACCTCAG CTCCTTTGACGAGTACAGCTCTGAACTCAAATCTGGCCGTCTTGAGTGGAGCCCTGTGCACAAGTCTGAGAAATTCTGGCGTGAAAATGCGGTCCGGCTGAACGAGAAGAACTATGAGCTCCTCAA GATCCTGACCAGGCTGCTGGAGGTATCTGATGACCCTCAGGTCATTGCTGTGGCAGCGCACGACGTCGGGGAGTATGTGCGGCACTACCCACGCGGGAAACG AGTGATTGAGCAGCTGGGAGGCAAACAGCTGGTGATGAATCATATGCACCATGAGGATCAGCTCGTCAGATACAATGCTCTGTTGGCTGTGCAGAAGCTTATGGTCCACAACTG GGAGTACTTGGGCCGTCAGCTGCAGTCCACAGATCAACAACAGGCTCCCGCTGTGGCTGCTAGGACGTAA